Proteins encoded in a region of the Salminus brasiliensis chromosome 2, fSalBra1.hap2, whole genome shotgun sequence genome:
- the atxn7l1 gene encoding ataxin-7-like protein 1 isoform X1, with protein MHSKNQRRHSSPSSSRAPLVPMKAKMSLSQSEVEPLPFRVPRDYPHSRFNKAPLAVYPPKGGRNKACVSLPVVSLEKMPCFTRTEGVHVKVNSTTSTLSVPSSSSSVSSSTSTTLKSALTSPASHKNQEKLLNGRGPVTPRSTTPPQLMDGRPSPSRSPLDRRTTSSPSSQDRRPAASPSPSSLDRRTGVPSSPSDRKQPNGAKGSRQKRVSAHLQPVHQRKGRVFDPNKHCGVLDPESKRPCTRSLTCKTHSLTHRRAVPGRKKDFDILLAEHKGRTKEKETGQKREAASSQSAQLTQSLDASSSIPTSCHNGKTTPTLKLRLANTHTHRGSGGGGAVVLSSTPVPVPAPDPILPSWQKYGGDAHVSSDEEEAELPEENEKPAYHNVPYHPQPMSWCAFSSRMMGRGHYVFDRRWDRMRLALHCMVEKHVNAQMWRKVPLVADSVVSTSPSPSATSPLCYPPLPNPTPALPHALDGVSMVSYSTPFSHNGAGVFCIRDPDPSPKLQQTKAAKPARTTGEVATVKKRKPPPTSEATTYRKNGNGYHPPPGPAHISNGTAALSVRAKPRTGGQGPRDSDKYASVELSLPQALTGDHGGVLSHSPLPCSSPDSRKRKTSGLGDRPGKITKTMPLDGIFRKTSTSLLSLATEASQNNISRLPKVHH; from the exons ATGCACAGCAAGAACC AGAGGAGACACAGTTCTCCCAGCAGCTCGCGAGCCCCTCTGGTTCCCATGAAGGCAAAGATGTCTCTGAGCCAGAGTGAGGTGGAGCCCCTGCCATTCCGTGTGCCTCGCGATTACCCGCACTCGCGCTTCAACAAAGCGCCACTAGCCGTTTACCCACCCAAAGGAGGACGCAACAAAGCCTG TGTTTCCTTACCTGTGGTGAGTCTAGAAAAGATGCCGTGTTTCACCAGAACAGAAGGAGTGCATGTTAAAGTCAACTCCACCACTTCCACCCTTTCTGtgccctcttcctcctcttctgtgTCTTCCTCAACATCCACCACTCTCAAATCTGCCCTCACATCACCAGCTTCCCACAAGAATCAGGAAAAGCTCCTAAACGGCCGTGGCCCCGTCACCCCGCGTTCCACCACGCCTCCACAGCTGATGGACGGACGGCCAAGTCCCTCACGGTCCCCACTTGACAGACGCACCACTTCTTCACCTTCCTCACAGGACAGAAGACCTGCTGCCTCTCCGTCTCCATCCTCATTGGACAGAAGAACTGGAGTCCCCTCCTCTCCCTCAGATAGGAAACAACCTAATGGAGCCAAGGGTAGCAGGCAAAAGAGAGTTTCAG CACACCTCCAACCCGTTCACCAAAGGAAAG GGAGAGTCTTTGATCCAAATAAACACTGTGGAGTGCTGGACCCAGAGAGCAAGCGGCCTTGTACTCGATCTCTTACCTGCAAG ACCCACTCTTTGACTCATAGGCGTGCGGTCCCAGGAAGAAAGAAGGATTTTGATATTCTATTGGCGGAGCATAAGGGGCGGACTAAGGAGAAGGAGACTGGGCAAAAGAGGGAAGCAGCAAGCAGCCAGTCAGCTCAGTTGACCCAGTCACTTGATGCCTCATCCAGCATACCCACGAGCTGTCATAACGGGAAAACCACTCCCACTCTCAAACTACGGCTGGCcaatacgcacacacacag GGGGTCTGGTGGTGGGGGTGCGGTGGTGCTCAGCTCTACACCTGTGCCCGTTCCCGCACCTGACCCGATTCTGCCCAGCTGGCAGAAGTATGGTGGGGATGCCCATGTATCCAGCGATGAAGAAGAAGCTGAGCTCCCTGAGGAGAATGAGAAGCCTGCATATCATAATGTTCCCTACCACCCGCAGCCCATGAGT TGGTGTGCGTTCAGTAGCCGAATGATGGGGCGGGGTCACTACGTGTTTGACAGACGCTGGGACAGGATGAGGCTTGCACTGCACTGTATGGTGGAGAAACATGTCAATGCTCAGATGTGGAG AAAAGTCCCCCTGGTGGCAGACTCTGTGGTCAGCACATCCCCAAGCCCATCTGCAACATCTCCTCTGTGCTATCCTCCTCTCCCCAACCCCACTCCTGCACTCCCCCACGCCCTTGACGGGGTCTCCATGGTATCATACTCTACCCCTTTCTCCCACAATGGTGCGGGTGTCTTCTGCATCAGAGACCCAGACCCCAGTCCCAAGCTCCAACAGACTAAAGCAGCCAAACCAGCGAGAACCACGGGAGAGGTGGCGACTGTTAAAAAGCGAAAGCCTCCTCCCACCTCTGAAGCCACCACGTACCGGAAGAATGGGAACGGCTACCACCCGCCTCCAGGCCCCGCCCACATCAGCAATGGGACAGCAGCTCTGAGTGTTCGGGCTAAGCCTCGGACAGGAGGGCAGGGGCCCCGGGACTCAGACAAGTACGCCAGCGTGGAGCTTTCCTTGCCTCAGGCACTGACGGGGGACCACGGAGGCGTCTTATCTCACAGCCCACTGCCCTGCAGCTCTCCTGATTCACGCAAGCGCAAAACTTCAGGCCTCGGGGACAGGCCTGGCAAGATCACCAAAACGATGCCACTTGATGGAATCTTTCGAAAGACCAGCACCAGTCTGCTGTCCTTGGCGACCGAGGCTTCTCAGAATAACATCTCTAGACTG CCCAAGGTGCATCACTGA
- the atxn7l1 gene encoding ataxin-7-like protein 1 isoform X2, with translation MHSKNQRRHSSPSSSRAPLVPMKAKMSLSQSEVEPLPFRVPRDYPHSRFNKAPLAVYPPKGGRNKACVSLPVVSLEKMPCFTRTEGVHVKVNSTTSTLSVPSSSSSVSSSTSTTLKSALTSPASHKNQEKLLNGRGPVTPRSTTPPQLMDGRPSPSRSPLDRRTTSSPSSQDRRPAASPSPSSLDRRTGVPSSPSDRKQPNGAKGSRQKRVSGRVFDPNKHCGVLDPESKRPCTRSLTCKTHSLTHRRAVPGRKKDFDILLAEHKGRTKEKETGQKREAASSQSAQLTQSLDASSSIPTSCHNGKTTPTLKLRLANTHTHRGSGGGGAVVLSSTPVPVPAPDPILPSWQKYGGDAHVSSDEEEAELPEENEKPAYHNVPYHPQPMSWCAFSSRMMGRGHYVFDRRWDRMRLALHCMVEKHVNAQMWRKVPLVADSVVSTSPSPSATSPLCYPPLPNPTPALPHALDGVSMVSYSTPFSHNGAGVFCIRDPDPSPKLQQTKAAKPARTTGEVATVKKRKPPPTSEATTYRKNGNGYHPPPGPAHISNGTAALSVRAKPRTGGQGPRDSDKYASVELSLPQALTGDHGGVLSHSPLPCSSPDSRKRKTSGLGDRPGKITKTMPLDGIFRKTSTSLLSLATEASQNNISRLPKVHH, from the exons ATGCACAGCAAGAACC AGAGGAGACACAGTTCTCCCAGCAGCTCGCGAGCCCCTCTGGTTCCCATGAAGGCAAAGATGTCTCTGAGCCAGAGTGAGGTGGAGCCCCTGCCATTCCGTGTGCCTCGCGATTACCCGCACTCGCGCTTCAACAAAGCGCCACTAGCCGTTTACCCACCCAAAGGAGGACGCAACAAAGCCTG TGTTTCCTTACCTGTGGTGAGTCTAGAAAAGATGCCGTGTTTCACCAGAACAGAAGGAGTGCATGTTAAAGTCAACTCCACCACTTCCACCCTTTCTGtgccctcttcctcctcttctgtgTCTTCCTCAACATCCACCACTCTCAAATCTGCCCTCACATCACCAGCTTCCCACAAGAATCAGGAAAAGCTCCTAAACGGCCGTGGCCCCGTCACCCCGCGTTCCACCACGCCTCCACAGCTGATGGACGGACGGCCAAGTCCCTCACGGTCCCCACTTGACAGACGCACCACTTCTTCACCTTCCTCACAGGACAGAAGACCTGCTGCCTCTCCGTCTCCATCCTCATTGGACAGAAGAACTGGAGTCCCCTCCTCTCCCTCAGATAGGAAACAACCTAATGGAGCCAAGGGTAGCAGGCAAAAGAGAGTTTCAG GGAGAGTCTTTGATCCAAATAAACACTGTGGAGTGCTGGACCCAGAGAGCAAGCGGCCTTGTACTCGATCTCTTACCTGCAAG ACCCACTCTTTGACTCATAGGCGTGCGGTCCCAGGAAGAAAGAAGGATTTTGATATTCTATTGGCGGAGCATAAGGGGCGGACTAAGGAGAAGGAGACTGGGCAAAAGAGGGAAGCAGCAAGCAGCCAGTCAGCTCAGTTGACCCAGTCACTTGATGCCTCATCCAGCATACCCACGAGCTGTCATAACGGGAAAACCACTCCCACTCTCAAACTACGGCTGGCcaatacgcacacacacag GGGGTCTGGTGGTGGGGGTGCGGTGGTGCTCAGCTCTACACCTGTGCCCGTTCCCGCACCTGACCCGATTCTGCCCAGCTGGCAGAAGTATGGTGGGGATGCCCATGTATCCAGCGATGAAGAAGAAGCTGAGCTCCCTGAGGAGAATGAGAAGCCTGCATATCATAATGTTCCCTACCACCCGCAGCCCATGAGT TGGTGTGCGTTCAGTAGCCGAATGATGGGGCGGGGTCACTACGTGTTTGACAGACGCTGGGACAGGATGAGGCTTGCACTGCACTGTATGGTGGAGAAACATGTCAATGCTCAGATGTGGAG AAAAGTCCCCCTGGTGGCAGACTCTGTGGTCAGCACATCCCCAAGCCCATCTGCAACATCTCCTCTGTGCTATCCTCCTCTCCCCAACCCCACTCCTGCACTCCCCCACGCCCTTGACGGGGTCTCCATGGTATCATACTCTACCCCTTTCTCCCACAATGGTGCGGGTGTCTTCTGCATCAGAGACCCAGACCCCAGTCCCAAGCTCCAACAGACTAAAGCAGCCAAACCAGCGAGAACCACGGGAGAGGTGGCGACTGTTAAAAAGCGAAAGCCTCCTCCCACCTCTGAAGCCACCACGTACCGGAAGAATGGGAACGGCTACCACCCGCCTCCAGGCCCCGCCCACATCAGCAATGGGACAGCAGCTCTGAGTGTTCGGGCTAAGCCTCGGACAGGAGGGCAGGGGCCCCGGGACTCAGACAAGTACGCCAGCGTGGAGCTTTCCTTGCCTCAGGCACTGACGGGGGACCACGGAGGCGTCTTATCTCACAGCCCACTGCCCTGCAGCTCTCCTGATTCACGCAAGCGCAAAACTTCAGGCCTCGGGGACAGGCCTGGCAAGATCACCAAAACGATGCCACTTGATGGAATCTTTCGAAAGACCAGCACCAGTCTGCTGTCCTTGGCGACCGAGGCTTCTCAGAATAACATCTCTAGACTG CCCAAGGTGCATCACTGA